Proteins from one Embleya scabrispora genomic window:
- a CDS encoding ThiF family adenylyltransferase, whose amino-acid sequence MRALLSRLWAWLADAAAGQFDASQAMYHAVGGVLHHTPGTPTLVVRAPGPDRRIQAGYLITRTKHRLDLVYGPPPQGGGLRVPVVSLAAALPLGGGTTLAELMAHLDGRGPASAQGRPVRAAVSPQSPAILTTLATSAIRNPDNTHQYLILAVPHPVGGPPHLLGARLPAPAADALRHAVRAQGAALNIDVSRIRPDLPIEWCPVSDERPAVTTRRDQGTPISGFLGKHVQVWGCGGIGSWMAEFAVRAGAAQVSVCDPGTVTGGLLVRQNYTEGDVGAPKAQALAQRLQAISDTVVVDAHDGAVPDNAADLTGTDVLIDATVTIAMGHVLDQFAAVEGPRPVLAQVATDTRTGTLGLLSVCAPGTAHGPSSIDTAAGKTVLADPALELYHSLWQATLGGDELVPTRGCSVPTFHGSSADLAAVAGTLTSLLGMHLVAPASGTHLVALPHAAGSPHHRFLPHDLPPAVP is encoded by the coding sequence ATGCGCGCGCTACTGAGCCGCCTGTGGGCCTGGCTGGCGGATGCGGCCGCAGGCCAGTTCGATGCCTCGCAAGCGATGTACCACGCGGTCGGCGGGGTGCTCCACCACACACCCGGAACCCCGACCTTGGTAGTGCGCGCCCCCGGCCCCGACCGGCGCATCCAGGCCGGTTACCTGATCACCCGCACCAAGCACCGCCTCGACCTGGTCTACGGCCCGCCGCCGCAAGGCGGCGGGCTGCGGGTACCGGTGGTCAGCCTTGCCGCAGCGTTGCCGCTGGGCGGTGGCACCACCCTCGCCGAGCTCATGGCCCATCTGGACGGCCGCGGCCCGGCCTCTGCGCAAGGACGACCAGTGCGGGCGGCTGTGTCCCCCCAGTCCCCGGCGATCTTGACCACGCTCGCAACGAGTGCAATCCGCAACCCTGACAACACCCACCAGTACCTGATACTGGCGGTCCCGCATCCTGTCGGCGGACCACCCCACCTGCTGGGTGCACGCCTTCCCGCGCCCGCCGCGGACGCGCTGCGCCACGCGGTCCGCGCACAAGGCGCCGCCCTGAATATTGACGTCTCCCGCATCCGCCCCGACCTGCCGATCGAATGGTGCCCTGTGTCCGATGAACGGCCCGCCGTGACCACCCGCCGCGATCAGGGCACTCCGATCAGCGGCTTCCTGGGCAAGCACGTGCAGGTCTGGGGCTGCGGCGGGATCGGCTCTTGGATGGCCGAATTCGCCGTACGCGCTGGCGCCGCACAGGTCAGCGTGTGCGACCCGGGAACAGTCACCGGCGGACTTCTGGTCCGGCAGAACTACACGGAGGGCGACGTCGGAGCGCCGAAGGCCCAAGCCCTGGCGCAGCGCCTGCAGGCCATCAGCGACACGGTAGTGGTCGACGCCCACGACGGAGCAGTACCTGATAACGCCGCCGACCTCACCGGGACCGACGTGCTCATCGATGCAACCGTCACCATCGCCATGGGCCATGTCCTTGACCAGTTTGCCGCCGTTGAAGGCCCCCGCCCGGTCCTGGCCCAGGTTGCCACCGACACTCGCACTGGCACTTTGGGCCTGCTGAGCGTCTGCGCTCCGGGTACCGCGCACGGGCCCAGCAGCATCGATACCGCCGCCGGAAAGACCGTGCTCGCGGACCCGGCCCTGGAGCTCTACCACTCGCTGTGGCAGGCCACTCTGGGCGGCGACGAACTGGTGCCCACCCGCGGCTGCTCGGTACCCACCTTCCACGGATCGTCGGCTGACCTGGCCGCCGTTGCAGGAACACTCACCTCCCTGCTGGGTATGCATCTGGTGGCGCCTGCCTCCGGCACGCACCTCGTCGCGCTACCCCACGCCGCCGGCTCACCCCATCACCGCTTCCTGCCCCACGACCTGCCACCGGCCGTGCCCTGA
- a CDS encoding SMODS domain-containing nucleotidyltransferase, with protein sequence MQLADHFNELLGNTVNLGQVKLNLLETRVESIYRALKADPVIGQLILDKIPQGSWAHRTIIDPVRGAEFDADVMLLMAENSGWSPKTYIEEVYAALHRHSVYKDMPHSRKCRCVRLVYSNSMHVDLVPSVRLADGREVIVNRDEDRWEYTDSEGFTTWMRTQDQAAQGNLRRVIRLMKFLRDHKGSFTGTRSVILTTLLGNQVSTYKKLSDPGYYRDVPTTLLHIVEDLDIYLQAYPVKPSVADPSGSGLTFDHRWEQSTYSYFRDRIHTHASEIHDAYHAADKDTSVRLWQNLFGPGFKAPVVAASSAKFPATAASAGAAATVARPGRAG encoded by the coding sequence ATGCAACTCGCCGACCATTTCAACGAACTCCTGGGCAACACGGTGAACCTGGGACAGGTCAAGCTGAACCTGCTAGAAACACGGGTGGAGTCGATCTACCGGGCGCTGAAGGCCGATCCGGTGATTGGCCAGTTGATCCTCGACAAGATCCCGCAGGGCTCCTGGGCGCACCGCACGATCATCGACCCGGTCCGCGGCGCGGAGTTCGACGCCGACGTGATGCTGCTGATGGCCGAGAACTCCGGCTGGAGCCCGAAAACCTACATCGAGGAGGTCTATGCGGCCTTGCACCGGCACAGCGTCTACAAAGACATGCCGCACTCGCGCAAGTGCCGATGCGTGCGGCTGGTCTACAGCAACTCCATGCACGTCGACCTCGTGCCCTCCGTGCGACTGGCCGATGGCAGGGAGGTCATCGTTAACCGCGATGAGGACCGCTGGGAGTACACCGACTCCGAGGGCTTCACGACCTGGATGCGCACCCAGGATCAAGCCGCCCAGGGAAACCTGCGGAGGGTCATCCGGCTGATGAAGTTCCTGCGCGACCACAAGGGGTCGTTCACCGGAACCCGGTCTGTGATCTTGACGACGCTGCTGGGCAACCAGGTCAGCACCTACAAGAAGCTTTCCGACCCGGGCTACTACCGCGATGTGCCCACCACGCTGCTGCACATCGTCGAAGACCTGGACATCTACCTGCAGGCTTACCCGGTCAAGCCGTCGGTTGCGGACCCCTCCGGGTCTGGGCTGACCTTCGACCACCGCTGGGAGCAGAGCACCTACTCCTACTTCCGCGACCGGATCCACACGCACGCCAGCGAGATCCACGACGCGTATCACGCCGCGGACAAGGACACGAGCGTGCGGCTGTGGCAGAACCTGTTCGGCCCCGGCTTTAAGGCGCCGGTGGTGGCCGCCAGCAGCGCGAAGTTCCCGGCGACTGCGGCTTCAGCGGGCGCTGCGGCAACCGTCGCCCGGCCCGGCCGTGCCGGGTGA
- a CDS encoding HNH endonuclease produces the protein MAVSETERLKAWVRAGGRCELCGAYLLEGKLTYREFRLGELAHIVGQDTAPGSPRGGDPLPVDQRDLAENLMLLCRGEHDEIDRRGSLDLVTVERLRQIKREREEWIRRVTGLNPTDGTVVIRLIGSVRGQEVELTKATTAEAVIRSEGRFPEFPLSLHGDGFEVDLRQVVGEERGEPAYWQQCRRRINQVLEYRLAEAVRQDSVRHVSVFGFARLPLLVYFGSRLDDTFAVTIYQRHRSTEAWTWPETLTAPADFSVEAMPGAQKQATEGLLLLNISGSIQEAELPSDLQDLPRWRVSPHGVTPSVDVVNSVDTLNAYSSTLRSLMSDLEARHKHIRRLHVLAAAPVSAAVALGRLHDANVHPVLVIYDRSDGRYNAAMEIP, from the coding sequence GTGGCGGTCTCGGAAACGGAGCGGCTCAAGGCGTGGGTGCGAGCGGGAGGCAGATGCGAGTTGTGCGGCGCGTATCTGCTGGAAGGAAAGCTGACATACCGGGAGTTCAGGCTCGGCGAGCTGGCGCACATCGTGGGGCAGGACACGGCCCCGGGGTCCCCACGGGGCGGCGATCCGCTGCCGGTGGACCAGCGTGACCTGGCCGAGAACCTGATGCTGCTGTGCCGCGGCGAGCACGATGAGATCGACCGCAGGGGTTCGCTAGACCTTGTGACGGTGGAGCGGCTGCGCCAGATCAAGCGCGAGCGCGAGGAGTGGATCCGCAGGGTCACTGGTCTGAACCCCACGGACGGCACAGTCGTCATCCGCCTCATCGGCAGCGTTCGGGGCCAAGAGGTCGAACTGACCAAGGCCACCACGGCGGAGGCAGTGATCCGATCCGAGGGCCGCTTCCCAGAGTTCCCGCTAAGCCTTCACGGAGACGGCTTCGAAGTAGATCTGCGGCAGGTGGTCGGCGAGGAACGTGGAGAACCGGCGTACTGGCAGCAGTGTCGCCGGAGGATCAACCAGGTGCTCGAATACCGGCTGGCGGAGGCCGTACGGCAGGACTCGGTGCGTCACGTCAGCGTCTTCGGGTTTGCCCGCCTTCCGCTGCTGGTGTACTTCGGTTCCCGTCTTGATGACACCTTCGCGGTGACCATCTACCAGCGCCACCGCAGCACGGAAGCCTGGACATGGCCGGAGACACTGACGGCACCAGCAGATTTCAGCGTCGAGGCCATGCCTGGTGCTCAGAAACAGGCCACCGAGGGACTTCTGCTGCTGAACATCTCGGGCAGCATCCAGGAGGCGGAGCTTCCCAGCGACCTGCAGGACCTGCCCCGCTGGCGGGTTAGTCCGCATGGCGTCACCCCGTCCGTTGACGTCGTCAACTCCGTGGACACGCTGAACGCGTACAGCTCCACGTTGAGGTCGCTGATGTCCGATCTCGAAGCCCGGCACAAGCACATCAGGCGCCTGCACGTGCTGGCAGCGGCCCCCGTGTCTGCCGCCGTGGCCCTCGGCCGTCTCCACGACGCGAACGTCCATCCCGTCCTGGTCATCTACGACCGCAGTGATGGCCGCTACAACGCAGCGATGGAGATCCCCTGA
- a CDS encoding ATP-binding protein — MTDQSAVASCRIEGPVTATSLHEVDAVDFDLADALGRSLVAVQVKSSGQGRPLSAPRALEVLVQLVSGLSSQRYELITNARPDERCARLADMLATLNCDPVRLRQELEDFFSAAPASLRRLATLTPEQWQRLATMRIVFDTRDEDGLRVDLHNRLCALRHGSEQGLSVRSAGLVLGFLVAEVLRRAANPPSSGWDLEDFRACVRVDDDVLVTALGRQDYGVVAGPLPPVPDISRPQLLEEVAAVLHPAAPTAGVAVCVLSGLSGIGKSSLAAGYVAAQAYRYDMVFWMDASTPQTLAGAFARLLAHLGAPNDAALDPVFVRERVHILLQRTPGPWLLVFDDASPGMLQEWLPPLGRGQVLVTSTSRRWRGALGLVEVDALEPPQALDLLRLRLGLRDDQGTSHEEALTGLVEALGRWPLAIELAAGYLVDSRLSPERVGEYQSRLLSVALDDETVLPPGYPRTLVAAVTLSLERLYESARRSPEILVGCRSLLLSFCCFAAQRIPVHLAFVSAFVSGAELPNTRVQLMFDEAASPLRDILRELFALSFVRPDARLPPNEMRDAVPGGEETVSMNTVLQLVLDRLLSQRFNKVQILQWACAHTNAWLAQAVDDGQSDRAWDLAQHAAVLADQVQNGDIATLHTALLLGNLAAFQSDHGRYDLARLLLERELEWFASGRVHANRVTAQARLQLASLIDLTASADAGEQTVLQLVPVLDHLAALPAADHRNYADVITQALILLQRASRRTSRSTVIDQLLARFQKLADPLPDTPKIRAMQQLVSLGALMEEGRASDAEQAAIRALDLIGSPWTSQAAEARRLLIEALALQHKWEQADAEYTRFRRYLGPRTLHRLTVNYLVHNLGQCTAMMWVLTGNDAALALLDRLVEDTGSYHDHLAENDYDRTRFQLLRAVHAAAHEVVKVDEPTIPGVARPTDFVTLLSQIATLPFADAPLRAHAWEVIFGGLHTRLTVRFGEAMHGRIHSHESAALAELPPSMGAQLDVALRETPTLGYLGLSTDAGFAALGFRSNIDLLGPSIPGLSGPLPLVLLEPKTRHLVSAADGTMVDAQLHWLCAHGLRRLWGFQAVPSSADLTLRPGGTSSLLLDSKEGVVTRIYAKPNPAWQKAIQRRGTALIIACYAFALGEPLLSRTILSSPLSTAQRFQEALTEGTLAASMVRWTDPRPPSARKRPCTSRKRRRR, encoded by the coding sequence ATGACCGATCAGTCTGCGGTGGCTTCGTGTCGGATCGAGGGGCCAGTGACCGCCACTTCGCTCCACGAGGTAGACGCGGTCGATTTCGACTTGGCGGACGCCCTTGGCCGCTCGTTGGTGGCGGTGCAGGTCAAGAGTTCCGGCCAAGGGCGGCCACTTAGCGCGCCGCGGGCTCTGGAAGTGCTCGTCCAGTTAGTGTCCGGCCTGTCCTCGCAGCGGTACGAACTGATCACCAACGCCCGACCCGACGAGCGGTGCGCACGCCTGGCCGACATGTTGGCGACGCTTAACTGCGACCCGGTACGGCTGCGTCAGGAGTTGGAGGACTTCTTCAGCGCCGCGCCGGCGTCGTTGCGACGTCTCGCGACGCTGACCCCGGAGCAGTGGCAGCGGCTGGCGACGATGCGGATCGTGTTCGACACACGGGACGAGGACGGCCTGCGCGTGGATCTCCACAATCGGTTGTGCGCACTGCGGCACGGCAGCGAACAGGGGCTGTCCGTCCGCTCTGCCGGTCTGGTCCTGGGCTTTCTGGTGGCCGAGGTCCTTCGGCGGGCCGCGAACCCGCCGTCGAGTGGGTGGGACCTGGAGGACTTCCGGGCGTGTGTGCGGGTCGACGACGATGTCCTGGTGACGGCGTTGGGCCGACAGGACTACGGCGTCGTGGCTGGCCCGCTGCCACCGGTCCCGGACATCAGCCGTCCGCAGCTGTTGGAAGAGGTCGCTGCGGTGCTCCACCCAGCTGCTCCCACTGCAGGCGTCGCCGTCTGTGTCCTCAGCGGCTTGTCAGGGATCGGAAAGTCGAGTCTGGCAGCGGGGTATGTGGCGGCGCAGGCGTACCGCTACGACATGGTGTTCTGGATGGACGCCTCCACTCCGCAGACTCTGGCGGGTGCGTTTGCGCGGCTGCTCGCGCATTTGGGCGCTCCCAACGATGCGGCGCTGGACCCGGTCTTCGTCCGGGAGCGAGTGCATATCCTGCTGCAGCGGACGCCGGGGCCCTGGCTGCTGGTGTTCGATGACGCCTCTCCCGGCATGCTGCAGGAGTGGCTTCCTCCGCTGGGGCGAGGCCAGGTGCTTGTGACTTCTACCTCCCGCAGGTGGCGCGGTGCCCTGGGCCTGGTGGAGGTGGACGCTCTGGAACCGCCGCAGGCCCTTGACCTGCTTCGGCTCCGCCTGGGTCTGCGCGACGACCAGGGCACCTCTCACGAAGAGGCCTTGACCGGATTGGTGGAGGCATTGGGGCGGTGGCCGCTGGCAATCGAACTTGCCGCGGGCTACCTCGTGGACAGCCGGCTCAGCCCCGAACGGGTCGGCGAATACCAGTCGCGGCTGCTGTCCGTCGCGCTGGACGACGAGACGGTCCTACCGCCCGGCTACCCGCGGACACTGGTTGCCGCTGTGACCCTGAGCCTGGAAAGGCTGTACGAAAGTGCCCGTCGCAGCCCGGAGATCCTGGTCGGGTGCCGAAGCCTGCTGCTGTCGTTCTGCTGCTTCGCGGCGCAGCGCATTCCGGTACACCTTGCATTCGTGAGTGCGTTCGTGTCAGGCGCGGAGTTGCCTAACACCCGTGTGCAGTTGATGTTCGATGAGGCAGCCTCACCGCTGCGCGACATCCTGCGTGAGCTGTTCGCGCTGTCCTTCGTGCGCCCCGACGCCCGGTTGCCACCCAACGAGATGCGTGATGCGGTTCCTGGCGGCGAGGAGACCGTGTCGATGAATACAGTGCTCCAGCTTGTGCTGGACCGATTACTGAGCCAGCGCTTCAACAAGGTCCAGATTCTGCAATGGGCGTGCGCCCACACGAACGCGTGGCTGGCCCAGGCAGTTGACGACGGTCAGAGCGACCGGGCATGGGATCTAGCCCAGCACGCCGCCGTCCTGGCTGATCAGGTGCAGAATGGCGATATTGCGACGCTCCATACTGCACTCCTGTTGGGCAACCTCGCCGCGTTCCAGAGCGATCATGGTCGTTATGATCTGGCCCGCCTGCTCCTGGAGCGTGAGCTGGAGTGGTTCGCCAGCGGTCGTGTCCACGCGAATCGAGTCACAGCGCAGGCACGGCTCCAACTCGCTTCACTGATTGATCTAACCGCCTCTGCGGACGCCGGCGAACAAACTGTTCTCCAACTCGTCCCCGTCCTGGATCACCTCGCTGCTCTGCCTGCGGCGGACCACCGCAACTACGCCGATGTGATCACGCAGGCTCTGATTCTCCTGCAGCGTGCATCTCGCCGTACTTCCCGCAGCACCGTCATCGATCAGCTCCTGGCACGGTTTCAGAAACTGGCCGATCCCTTGCCCGACACACCGAAGATCCGTGCCATGCAGCAGCTCGTCTCTCTCGGTGCCCTCATGGAGGAAGGGCGAGCAAGCGATGCGGAGCAGGCCGCCATCAGAGCGTTGGACCTGATCGGCTCGCCCTGGACCAGCCAGGCGGCAGAGGCCCGTCGGCTGCTGATCGAAGCGTTGGCCCTGCAACATAAATGGGAGCAGGCCGACGCCGAGTACACCCGATTTCGGCGCTACCTCGGTCCACGGACTCTGCACCGCCTCACGGTGAACTACCTCGTCCACAATCTCGGTCAGTGCACCGCGATGATGTGGGTCCTCACTGGTAACGACGCAGCGCTCGCCCTGCTCGACCGACTGGTCGAGGATACCGGCTCTTATCATGACCATCTCGCCGAGAACGACTATGACCGCACCCGCTTCCAACTTCTGCGCGCCGTACACGCCGCAGCACACGAGGTCGTCAAAGTCGACGAGCCCACCATTCCGGGAGTAGCGCGCCCCACTGATTTCGTGACCCTGTTGTCGCAGATCGCTACCCTGCCGTTCGCGGATGCGCCGCTGCGCGCACACGCCTGGGAGGTAATTTTCGGGGGACTGCATACCCGATTGACCGTCCGCTTCGGCGAAGCAATGCATGGCCGGATCCACTCCCATGAGAGCGCAGCACTTGCCGAGCTGCCACCCTCAATGGGGGCACAGCTCGATGTGGCGCTTCGTGAGACGCCCACGCTGGGGTACCTCGGCCTGTCGACCGATGCCGGCTTTGCCGCCCTCGGATTCCGCAGCAACATCGACCTGCTGGGCCCCAGCATCCCGGGGTTGTCCGGTCCGCTCCCTCTGGTGCTGCTGGAACCCAAAACTCGGCACCTGGTTAGTGCTGCCGACGGCACCATGGTCGACGCGCAGCTGCATTGGCTTTGCGCGCACGGACTACGCCGTCTATGGGGGTTCCAGGCTGTTCCCTCAAGCGCAGACCTGACGCTGCGCCCCGGCGGGACCTCCTCGCTCCTGCTCGACAGCAAGGAGGGTGTGGTGACCCGCATATACGCCAAGCCCAACCCTGCCTGGCAGAAGGCCATCCAGCGGCGCGGCACGGCTCTGATCATTGCCTGCTACGCCTTTGCTCTCGGCGAGCCCCTCCTGAGCCGGACGATCCTGTCCTCGCCCCTCAGTACAGCCCAGCGTTTCCAGGAAGCGCTCACTGAGGGAACCCTGGCCGCGTCTATGGTCAGATGGACAGACCCACGCCCGCCCTCCGCACGCAAGCGGCCATGCACCAGCAGGAAGCGCCGCCGCCGATAG
- a CDS encoding peptide deformylase translates to MDARDDTLTVEQAAEAFAAEIAHWREVRGLSKRKLAIKMGFDPSYVSHVESGRHKPTEDFARRAEDILNAGKALWKRWLDYEAARSRTAPGTAPPAHRRTEQPYATGSAIIVEHDAARMEFDGAGYRLTMRRLLRNTGGEPITRYLIRISVDRYPGEPERSNAHYREHPLTWDELALTATCRGEAMNWQAKHDRDAFKEIWLLFENEQGRFPLYPGESVWIEYAYTVGEEKWGRWFQRAVRLPTEHLEVELAFPAELDPAVWGTETSMTAEAVPLRTAPIRRDEAGLQVFSWSTSTPTLHARYRLEWRFRARAERTRHDSRGVQVTQVRPSDRMRDLGVVQEGTPILAEPARPFDLPTERESAEEVVEKLFIAMERIGQVHPFAKGMGIAAPQVGIDRAAAIVRPADPDAPPIVLLNPRITGHADETDEQFEGCLSFFDVRGLVPRPLRITVETTNPDGQPTITTYQRGLARLIHHEIDHLDGLLYTARMRADVEPIPVEQYRQTGRAWSYEQ, encoded by the coding sequence ATGGACGCGCGGGACGACACCCTGACGGTCGAGCAGGCCGCCGAGGCGTTCGCAGCGGAGATCGCCCATTGGCGCGAGGTGCGGGGCCTGTCCAAGCGGAAGTTGGCCATCAAGATGGGCTTCGACCCGTCGTACGTGAGCCACGTGGAGTCAGGGCGGCACAAGCCCACCGAAGACTTCGCCCGCCGAGCCGAGGACATCCTGAACGCGGGCAAGGCCCTGTGGAAGCGCTGGTTGGACTATGAGGCGGCCAGAAGCCGGACCGCGCCGGGCACCGCCCCGCCGGCGCACCGCCGGACAGAGCAGCCGTACGCGACCGGATCGGCGATCATCGTCGAACACGACGCCGCCCGCATGGAGTTCGACGGTGCCGGCTACCGGCTGACGATGCGCCGACTGCTGCGCAACACCGGCGGCGAGCCGATCACCCGCTACCTGATCCGCATCAGCGTGGACCGCTACCCCGGCGAGCCGGAGCGCTCCAACGCGCACTATCGCGAACACCCGCTGACCTGGGACGAACTCGCGCTGACCGCGACCTGCCGCGGAGAGGCAATGAACTGGCAGGCCAAGCACGACCGCGACGCGTTCAAGGAGATCTGGCTGCTCTTCGAGAACGAGCAGGGCCGCTTCCCGCTGTACCCGGGCGAGTCGGTGTGGATCGAATACGCCTACACGGTCGGCGAGGAGAAGTGGGGCCGCTGGTTCCAGCGCGCGGTCCGCCTGCCCACCGAGCACCTGGAGGTCGAACTCGCCTTCCCCGCCGAACTCGACCCGGCGGTCTGGGGCACCGAGACGTCGATGACCGCCGAAGCGGTGCCGCTGCGAACCGCCCCGATCCGGCGCGACGAGGCCGGTTTGCAGGTCTTCTCCTGGAGCACGTCCACGCCCACCCTCCACGCCCGCTACCGTCTGGAATGGCGATTCCGAGCCCGAGCCGAACGAACACGACACGATTCAAGGGGAGTTCAGGTGACCCAGGTGCGGCCCAGCGACCGGATGCGTGACCTCGGCGTCGTCCAGGAGGGCACCCCCATCCTCGCCGAGCCCGCCCGCCCTTTCGACCTGCCAACCGAGCGCGAGAGCGCCGAGGAGGTCGTCGAGAAACTGTTCATCGCGATGGAGCGCATCGGCCAGGTCCACCCCTTCGCCAAGGGCATGGGCATCGCGGCACCACAGGTCGGGATCGACCGGGCCGCCGCCATCGTCCGGCCTGCCGACCCTGATGCTCCGCCGATCGTCCTGCTGAACCCGCGCATTACCGGGCACGCCGACGAGACGGACGAACAGTTCGAAGGCTGCCTGTCTTTCTTCGACGTCCGCGGCCTGGTCCCCCGCCCGCTGCGGATCACCGTGGAGACCACCAACCCGGACGGCCAGCCGACGATCACCACCTACCAACGCGGCCTCGCCCGCCTAATCCACCACGAAATCGACCACCTCGACGGCCTGCTGTACACCGCGCGAATGCGAGCCGACGTCGAGCCCATCCCCGTCGAGCAATACCGACAGACCGGCCGCGCCTGGTCCTACGAGCAGTGA
- a CDS encoding glycosyltransferase translates to MRLLYLLNVSNAGRLTADSGFTFADLLAPALVDAGVEVIVASPVPAGDERVHFTRTASPSTKYRARFNPGMGAMVRLFRHHRPDVVVANQIEAAPAIRAALLEAGVDARIAGYCHYLPFSFTDTGKLELDPAMDDGGLGRSVLLAFAAGLAACDRVLVHSSTAASWTSAAAARTGVELLGEKLHVVPAPRDVRLVRDPADITPPAGQATGIYNHRLYAHYGTSRFTRLARRLVAEAPVRLTVMDLFGTRSPERVRLDPSPEQHLGELAAVDGVAIASDRGDRIRYRNLLAEAHFGIAPFRPGCPWSMSVIDCQAMGLPVIGPRTGWPAEHIDPELLFDTDDQAVGIANRLATDPEFYRLHAKRAHASTADLAPAAVAARYLEAIK, encoded by the coding sequence ATGCGCCTGCTCTACCTGCTCAACGTCTCCAACGCCGGCCGCTTGACCGCCGATTCCGGCTTCACCTTTGCCGACCTGCTGGCTCCGGCCCTGGTGGATGCCGGGGTGGAGGTGATCGTGGCGTCCCCGGTCCCGGCCGGTGACGAGCGTGTGCACTTCACCCGGACGGCTTCGCCGTCCACCAAGTACCGGGCCCGCTTCAACCCGGGCATGGGTGCGATGGTGCGGCTGTTCCGGCACCACCGGCCCGACGTCGTCGTGGCCAACCAGATCGAGGCCGCACCGGCGATCCGGGCCGCCCTGCTGGAGGCCGGCGTGGACGCGCGGATCGCCGGCTACTGCCACTACCTGCCGTTCTCCTTCACCGACACCGGCAAGCTGGAGCTGGACCCGGCGATGGACGACGGCGGGTTGGGCCGCAGTGTGCTGCTGGCCTTCGCCGCGGGCCTGGCGGCCTGCGACCGCGTCCTGGTCCACTCCTCCACCGCGGCCTCCTGGACCAGCGCGGCTGCCGCCCGCACCGGCGTGGAACTCCTCGGCGAGAAGTTGCACGTGGTGCCCGCTCCCAGGGACGTGCGCCTGGTGCGCGACCCAGCCGACATCACCCCGCCGGCAGGGCAGGCCACCGGCATCTACAACCACCGTCTGTACGCCCACTACGGCACCTCCCGCTTCACCCGGCTCGCTCGCCGGCTCGTCGCCGAGGCCCCGGTGCGGCTCACGGTGATGGACCTGTTCGGCACCCGCAGCCCCGAGCGCGTCCGCTTGGACCCAAGCCCCGAGCAGCACTTGGGAGAGCTGGCCGCCGTCGACGGTGTGGCGATCGCCTCCGACCGCGGCGACCGCATCCGCTACCGCAACCTGCTGGCCGAAGCCCACTTCGGCATCGCGCCGTTTCGGCCCGGCTGCCCCTGGTCCATGTCGGTGATCGACTGCCAGGCGATGGGCCTGCCCGTGATCGGCCCACGCACCGGCTGGCCGGCCGAGCACATCGACCCCGAGCTGCTGTTCGACACCGACGACCAAGCCGTCGGGATCGCCAACCGCCTCGCCACAGACCCGGAGTTCTACCGGCTGCACGCCAAGCGGGCACACGCCTCCACCGCCGATCTCGCGCCCGCCGCGGTGGCCGCCCGCTACCTGGAGGCGATCAAGTGA
- a CDS encoding AAA family ATPase, producing the protein MAESSPVVFLLVGLTGSGKTTYARRKLEPQGAVRLSVDEVVHERHGRYGVDYPEHTYFEKEAPVVAELHSRLVELVSEGRDVVWDHGLWPRKDRDAMKKLVESAGGRWRLLYFPVDRDELLRRLAERNRRGTANSLIVTPEALDDFFARFEVPQNEGEKIVEPGRL; encoded by the coding sequence GTGGCCGAGAGTTCTCCAGTGGTGTTCTTGCTGGTGGGGCTCACCGGTTCGGGAAAGACGACCTACGCTCGGCGGAAGCTGGAGCCGCAGGGCGCGGTGCGGCTTTCGGTGGACGAGGTCGTCCACGAGCGGCACGGTCGGTACGGCGTCGACTACCCGGAGCACACCTACTTCGAGAAGGAGGCCCCGGTCGTCGCCGAGTTGCACTCACGGCTGGTCGAGCTGGTCTCCGAGGGCCGGGATGTGGTCTGGGACCACGGGCTGTGGCCGCGCAAGGACCGCGATGCGATGAAGAAGCTGGTGGAGTCGGCTGGCGGGCGCTGGCGGCTGCTCTACTTCCCCGTCGATCGGGACGAGCTGCTGCGCAGGCTGGCTGAGCGCAACCGGAGAGGGACCGCAAACTCGCTGATCGTGACCCCTGAGGCTCTGGACGACTTCTTCGCGCGGTTCGAGGTGCCTCAGAACGAGGGCGAGAAGATCGTGGAGCCGGGCCGGCTCTGA
- a CDS encoding HNH endonuclease, translated as MLDEQGHLSCAVCDFDFEAKYGAHGAGYIECHHVVPLHVAGEGETKLSDLALICANCHRMVHRANPWLTIDQLRALITK; from the coding sequence GTGCTCGACGAGCAGGGCCACTTGAGCTGCGCCGTCTGTGACTTCGACTTCGAGGCGAAGTACGGTGCGCACGGCGCCGGCTACATCGAGTGCCACCATGTCGTTCCGCTGCACGTGGCCGGCGAGGGGGAGACCAAGCTCTCCGACCTCGCGCTCATCTGCGCCAACTGCCACCGCATGGTGCACCGCGCCAACCCGTGGCTGACCATCGACCAGCTCCGTGCGCTGATCACGAAGTAG